GTTCAGCGCCGCGGAGGAGAACTTCCACGCCGGCGCCCGCGACGGCATCGATGCGCGTGTCTACTGGCCGGGGGTCGGGCAGGTGGCGGCGACCGAGCTGGTGCTCCGGCGCCTGCTCCCCCTCGCCCACCGAGGCCTCGAGGCATGGGGCGTCGACACCGCCGAGCGCGAGCGTCTCCTCGGGATCATCGAGCAGCGGTGCCTCACCGGAGTCACCGGGGCGGAGTGGTTCATCGGGCGCATGCATCAGCGCCGCGGCATGGAGCGCTTCGATGCCCTGCGGGCCACCCTTCTCGACTACACCGCCGGCATGCACACCAACGAGCCGGTGCACACCTGGGAGCGCTGATCGCCCGCGCCTGTCAGCGCGGCTTCTTCTCCGAGGTCTCGCCGCGCTTCCAGTAGCCCTTGATGACGGTCTGGTCCGCCGGCACGCCCCACCGCTCGAGCAGCAGCTCACGTCCGGGCTTGACGATCGACTGCTCGGCCGCGATGAACCCCAGGATGCTGCCGGCCGGCCGCTCCTCACCGCCGAGGGCGCTCAGGCGCGCAGCCAGCGCCGACCCAGGCGCCGTCGTGCCGCGGTGCACCTGCTCGACGGCAACACCGGCGGGCGCGTCGATCGGCAGCTCGTGGGCGGCGTCGGCCACCTCGACGAAGATGCGCCCGCGCGCCTGGTCGTCCATGATCCCCGCGAAGCGGCGCATGGCCGGCATCGCCGTCTCGTCACCGGCGAGCAGCCAGAAGTCGGGTCGACCGTCGACGATCTTCGAGCCGCGTGGACCGCGGATGCCCGCCAGGGCACCCGTCGGAGCGGTCGCCGCCCACGTGGACGCCGCACCGGCCGGTCCCTCGAGCGGGTCGCCGTGCAGCACGAATTCCAGATCGAGCCAGTCGGCACCCCACCGCGCCGGGGTGTATTCGCGGCTCGGCGCGGCGGCGAGCTCTTCGTCGGTGCGAGGATCGCCGTCGGGGAAGAAGATGCGCACGTGGTCGTCGGGTGCCGCCGAGACGAAGTCCGCCATGTCGTCCCCGACCAGCCGGACCCTCACATAGCCGGGCGTGACCCACTCGCGGTCGGCCAGGCGAAGGCGGCGGAACCGCAGCTCGTGACCCTGAGGGCGGAAGGAGAAGGAGGACTCGGGCATGGCGCTCTTTCGTTCGGGTTTCTCTTTCCACCCTGTCACGGAGTGCCATCGGGGCCCGAGGCGCCGTCACTGAGTGGGCCCCCCGCCCCGTCGGCTTCGAACCTCAGGATGTCGCCGGGCTGGCAGTCCAGGGCCTGGCACAGCGCATCGAGGGTCGAGAAGCGCACCGCCTTGGCCCGGCCGTTCTTCAGGACGGCGAGGTTCGCGGGGGTGATGCCGATGAGGTCGGCGAGCGTGCCGACGGCCATCTTGCGCCGCGCGAGCATCACGTCGATGTCGACGATGATCGGCATCAGATCACCTCGTCGAGCTCGGCGCGGAGCCGCCCCGCCTCGACCTCGCGGGCGATGGCCTGCGTCAGCAGCATCCTCATCACCACCACCAGCAGGGCCATGCCGGCGAGCACGAGGGCGAAGCCCGAGATGAGGCCGATGATTCCGGGGGCTGCCTCGCCGAAGCGGAGCACCACGGCGAAGGCGAAGGTGACGACGGATGCCGCGATCACCGCGCCGATGATCACGTCGACGTAGCGGAACGCGGCCGGGATGAACACGGCGCCGCGGCGCACCATCGTCAGGAGGCGCCAGACGCAGACGGCGAAGACCTGGAGGGTCAGAACCCCGAGGACGACGAGAACCGCGATGCTCACCCGCGCCCACAGCGGAGCGCCGTCGAGGTCGATCCACAGCAGGGGGACGATGACCGTCTGTACGATCAGCGACCCGACCAGCGAGAGCGCAATGATCACCCGCAGCGCCAGAATCGTCTTCTTTCCCATCATTCCTCCTGTTGCTCGAGAGGAATCTATCGAATATCGATAGTTCAGGCAACTCGAAGATATAGACATACCCCCGGGGGTATCATCGGAGCATGCCCCAGAGCCCTTCCCCACACAGGATCGTCATCGTCGGAGGCGTCGCCGGCGGAATGAGCTGCGCCGCCCGCGCCCGACGGCTGGACGAGTCCGCCGAGATCATCGTGCTCGAGCGCGGCCCGCACGTCTCCTTTGCGAACTGCGGTCTGCCCTACTACGTCGGCGGCGAGATCGCCGAGGCCGACAAGCTCCTCGTCCAGACTCCGGCCTCGCTCCGCGCCGCGCTGAATCTCGACGTGCGCACCGACCACGACGTCACGGCGGTAGACACCGCGGCGCAGACGGTCACCGTCATGACCGCCGACGGGGTGGAGCAGATCCGCTACGACGCCCTCGTTCTCTCCCCGGGCGGGCAGGCGGTGCGTCCGCCGCTTCCGGGCCTCGACTCCCCGCGGGTGCGGACCCTTCGCACCGTCGACGATGCCCTGGCGCTCCGGAACCGCGTCGACACGGGCGCTCGCCGGGCAGTGGTGCTCGGCGCCGGGTTCATCGGGCTCGAAGCCGCCGAGGCGCTCGCCGCTCGAGGGCTCGCCGTCTCGCTCGTCGAACTCGCCGGGCATGTGCTGCCCCCGCTCGAGCGGGAGCTTGCGACCCTCGTCGCCGATGAGCTCGTCGACCTCGGCGTCGATCTGCACATCGGGGTCGGCGCGAACGCGGTCGAGCAGGGCACCGAGCACGACGTCGTCGTGCTCGCCGACGGCACCCGCATCGACGCCGACCTCATCGTCCTGTCGGTGGGCGTCCGTCCTGACACCGCCACCTTCGAGGCGGCCGGCATCGTGTGCGACCGGGGCGCCATCGTCGTCGACGAGCACGGGCGCACCTCCGCTCCGCGGGTCTGGGCGGTGGGTGACGCCACCGCCGCGATCGATGCGGTCACCGGCGTCCGGCGCCCGATCGCCCTAGCGGGCCCGGCCAACCGCGCCGGTCGGCTCATCGCCGACGACATCCTCCGCCCCGGTGCCGCTCGGGCGGTGCCCTCGTCGGTGGGCACGGCGATCGTGCGGGTCGGCTCTCTCGCCGCAGCCCTCACCGGCGCGAACCGCACGTCGCTCGACGCCGCGGGCACGCGCTACCGCACCCTGCACCTGCACCCCAATCAGCACGCAGGGTACTTCCCGGGCGCCGCGCAGCTGCACCTCATCGTGCACTTCCGCGAGGACGACGGCCTGCTTCTGGGAGCGCAGGCGGTGGGGGAAGACGGCGTCGACAAGCGCATCGACGTCCTGGCCACCGCCATCCGCTCCTCTCTCACCGTCGATGACCTCATGGATCTCGACCTCGCCTACTCGCCGCCCTACGGTGCTGCGAAAGACCCGGTGAACCTCGTCGGGATGCTGGGTGAGAACGTCCGCACCGGTCAGCTGCGCCTCTGGTACGCCGACGACCTCGACGAGGTGCTCGCCTCGGCGCTCGTACTCGACGTGCGCTCGGCTGACGAGGTCGCCACCGGTCACC
The Microbacterium sp. SLBN-154 DNA segment above includes these coding regions:
- a CDS encoding siderophore-interacting protein codes for the protein MPESSFSFRPQGHELRFRRLRLADREWVTPGYVRVRLVGDDMADFVSAAPDDHVRIFFPDGDPRTDEELAAAPSREYTPARWGADWLDLEFVLHGDPLEGPAGAASTWAATAPTGALAGIRGPRGSKIVDGRPDFWLLAGDETAMPAMRRFAGIMDDQARGRIFVEVADAAHELPIDAPAGVAVEQVHRGTTAPGSALAARLSALGGEERPAGSILGFIAAEQSIVKPGRELLLERWGVPADQTVIKGYWKRGETSEKKPR
- a CDS encoding DUF2975 domain-containing protein, with the translated sequence MGKKTILALRVIIALSLVGSLIVQTVIVPLLWIDLDGAPLWARVSIAVLVVLGVLTLQVFAVCVWRLLTMVRRGAVFIPAAFRYVDVIIGAVIAASVVTFAFAVVLRFGEAAPGIIGLISGFALVLAGMALLVVVMRMLLTQAIAREVEAGRLRAELDEVI
- a CDS encoding FAD-dependent oxidoreductase, which gives rise to MPQSPSPHRIVIVGGVAGGMSCAARARRLDESAEIIVLERGPHVSFANCGLPYYVGGEIAEADKLLVQTPASLRAALNLDVRTDHDVTAVDTAAQTVTVMTADGVEQIRYDALVLSPGGQAVRPPLPGLDSPRVRTLRTVDDALALRNRVDTGARRAVVLGAGFIGLEAAEALAARGLAVSLVELAGHVLPPLERELATLVADELVDLGVDLHIGVGANAVEQGTEHDVVVLADGTRIDADLIVLSVGVRPDTATFEAAGIVCDRGAIVVDEHGRTSAPRVWAVGDATAAIDAVTGVRRPIALAGPANRAGRLIADDILRPGAARAVPSSVGTAIVRVGSLAAALTGANRTSLDAAGTRYRTLHLHPNQHAGYFPGAAQLHLIVHFREDDGLLLGAQAVGEDGVDKRIDVLATAIRSSLTVDDLMDLDLAYSPPYGAAKDPVNLVGMLGENVRTGQLRLWYADDLDEVLASALVLDVRSADEVATGHLPGALHIPHTELRARLAEVTDAADGRPVRVMCASGVRSAIAYRVLVQAGFDAASLSGGILTLRAALGPRAADLLRVWSEPVVREGGSR
- a CDS encoding helix-turn-helix domain-containing protein produces the protein MPIIVDIDVMLARRKMAVGTLADLIGITPANLAVLKNGRAKAVRFSTLDALCQALDCQPGDILRFEADGAGGPLSDGASGPDGTP